In the genome of Candidatus Promineifilum breve, the window ACGCGGCGACGCAGCGGCCGACGCCTTTCATTACGATGGCTACGACATCATAACGTTGGAAAAGCTGGTCGAACGCGAGTATTCGATCCCCGAAGTGCGCACCGCCGGCGAAGTCATTTCCTATTACGCCAAGCGTATTGCCTCGGACGTGAAGCTCCCGTCGCAATTCGCGGCCCTCGTCCCCAAAGTGCGCGAGTTTCTGGCAAACAACGCCTTTGGCGAGCCGGTTGACCTGGACGATCCGGTGATGATTAAGGCCATCTCTCACCCGGTGGCCCAACACGTCACGGTCAAGGCCTTTGTGGCTTTATTACGCGAGGTTGTCGTTGAAGAGCGGACGCCCGAACTCGTCAGCCAGGGCCGACAACTCTCTGAGTGTCCCGGCTACCCGTGGTCGCGTGAGATCGGCGAGGCCACGAAGACGATCTTTAACAAACTGGCCGCCGACAACAAGTTCGAGAAATCGTTTGGCTTGTTCCTGGAGAAAGCGACAGACGTTGAACGCTTCAGCAAGCTGCCCAGAGCCTTTGGCTTCACCATCACCTACACGGACTCGGTCGCCAATTTGCGCTACTACGAGCCGGATTTTGTGGCCGTAACAACCGATGGTGTCCACCACCTCATTGAGACAAAGGGACAGGAAAGCATAGACGTCCCGCACAAAGACCGGGCGGCCCGGTTGTGGTGTGAGAATGCCACCCTGTTGACCGGCATTGGCTGGCAATACATCAAAGTGCCGCAGAAGGAATTCGAGAGCCTCCGGCCGGATGAGTTTGCCGACCTGATCGCTCTGGAGCCGATGGCGCTTCTATAAAATCCCTCCGCCCCCGCTGCCGGCAGTGGCCCAGCCGGCTGTTTCGAAGGTCGATTGCGACAGCGATTGCGCCCGCCACTCGCCACTCGCCACTCGCCACTCGTCCTGCTATCATCCCCTGATGCAACAATCGACCCCACCCGTCCACCCCCTGCGCCGCCTCGCCCAATACGCCCACGCCTACCGCGGCCGCGTCCTCCTCACCACCCTCTACTCCATCCTCAACAAACTATTCGACCTGGCCCCGCCCGTCCTCATCGGCATGGCCGTCGATGTCGTCGTCTCCCAGGAAGACTCCCTCCTGGCCCGCTTCGGCATCGTCGACGTCACCGACCAGCTCATCGGCGTCGGCCTCATCACCGCCATCCTGTGGGGCTTCGAGTCCCTCTTCGACTACCTCAAGGCCGTCGGCTGGCGCAACCTGGCCCAGGACATCCAGCACACCCTGCGCCTGGCCACCTACGACCACACCCAGCGCCTCGACATGGCCTACTTCGAGGAGCAATCCACCGGCGGCCTCATGTCCGTCCTCAACGACGACGTCAACCAGCTCGAACGCTTCCTCGACGTGGGGGCCAACGAGATCATCCAGCTCATCACCACCATCGTCGTCGTCCTGGGCATGTTCCTCGTCGCCGCCCCCTCCGTCACCTGGCTCACCGTCGTGCCCATCCCCTTCATCGTCTACGGCTCGCTCAAGTTCCAGCAGCGGCTGGCCCCGCGCTATGCCGCCGTCCGCGAACAGGTCGGCATCCTCAACAGCTTCCTGTCCAACAACCTCAGCGGCATCGCCACCGTCAAGAGCTACACCGCCGAGGAGTACGAAGTCGGCCGCGCCGCCGCCGAGAGCGACCAATACCGCCGCCGCAACGCCGCCGCCATCCGCCTCAGTTCGGCCTTCGTGCCCATCATTCGCATCTTCATCATGGGCGGCTTCATCGCCATCATGGTCTTCGGCGGCATCCTGGTCATCAACGGCCGCCTCAACGTCGGCGTCTATAGCGTCCTCGTCTTCATGACCCAGCGCCTGCTCTGGCCCCTGACGCGCCTGGGCGACACCCTCGACCTCTACCAGCGGGCCATGGCCTCCACCGGCCGCATCTTCCGCCTGCTCGACACCCAGCCCCGCGTCATCGAAGGCCACTCCACCCTGCCCCGCCCCGTCCGCGGCGAGGTCGTCTTCCAGAACGTCAGCTTCCGCTACCAGTGGCGCGACTACGAAGGCTACTCCGACAACCGTCCCCACGTGCTCAATGACCTCTCCCTCCACATCCCCGCCGGCAGCACCGCGGCCATCGTCGGCCCCACCGGCTCCGGCAAGACCACGGTCATCAAGCTGCTATTGCGTTTCTACGACGTGGGATCGGGCCACATCCGGCTCGACGGCCGCGACATCCGCGACCTCTCCTTCGCCGACCTGCGCGGGGCCATCGGCCTCGTCAGCCAGGACGTGTTTCTCTTCCACGGCTCCGTGCGCGACAACATCGCCTACGGCACGTTCGACGCCTCGCTCGACGCCATCGTCGACGCCGCCCGCACCGCCGAAGCCCACGACTTCATCATGGCCCTGCCCGACGGCTACGACACCATCGTCGGCGAGCGCGGCCAAAAGCTCTCCGGCGGCCAGCGCCAGCGCATCTCCATCGCCCGCGCCGTGCTCAAGAACCCGCCCGTCCTCATCCTCGACGAAGCCACCTCCAGCGTCGATAACGAGACCGAGGCCGCCATCCAGCGTTCCATGGAGCGCATCGCCCGCGGCCGCACCATGATCGTCATCGCCCACCGCCTGTCCACCGTCCGCCGCGCCGACCGCATCTTCGTCCTCGACAACGGCGAACTGCGCGAAGCCGGCGCCCACGACGAACTGGCCGCCGCGCAGGATGGCATCTATGCCGCCCTGTGGCGCGTCCAGACCGGGGAACGATAGGTTTTAGGTGCTAGGTTCTAGGTGCTAGGTGCTAGGGGAAGAGCGCTCTTCCCTAGAACCTAGCACCTATTCCCTAGCACCTATCCCCTAGCCCCTAGCCCCTATTCCGCTATACTCGCCTCATTCAGTGAGGAGCCAATGTCCACCATCCCCCATACCCATCGCCGCCTGCGCGGCCTGCTGTTGCTGGTCGTCTTGCTCGCCGCCGCCGTCCTGCTGGCCGGCCGCGCCGCCGCACGCCCGTCCGACGCCCACGCCGACGCCTCGCCCCCCTTCGGCGCCGGCTGGATGATCCGCGACGTCATCGAAATGCCCTACGCCGGCGGCCACTCCTTTGCCGACCCCGCCCGCCGCCGCCTCTACCTCTTCGGCGATTGGTTGGGCATCGACGTCTACGACACCGACACCCTGGCCCGCCTCGGCAATATCCCCCAATCGCCCGCTGCCTATGACCTCTCCAGCGACGGCACGCGCCTCTACATCGCCCCCTATTTCGAGTTCAGCAGCGACGACCCGGCCATCTACCTCTACGACACCGCCAGCCTGGCCCTCAGCCGCACCATCCCCTATCCCTGCGACGACATCCCCTACTGCGGCATCTACGCGCTGGCCGAGGGGCCGGACGACCGCCTCTACGTGGCCCGCGCCGACTACCGCACTTTCGACGTCATCGACGCCCACACCGGCGCGCGGCTCCACACGGAGACCCTCGCCTCCCCGCCCTACATCCCCTCCCCCACCCTGGCCGCCTACGGCGACACCCTCTACGTCGGCTCCTCCTACGACCAGACCGCCGACGCGGCCGGCGTCACCGTCTTCAACATCGCCGGCGTCGTCCCCGTCCGCGTCGCCTTCCAGCCCACGGAAACCGGCCCCGGCCGCATCGCCCTATCCGCCGCCGGCGACTACGTCACCGTCGGCGCGTCCGACGACGTCTACCAGTTCCGCGCCGACCCGTTCGCCCCGCTATGGCACCTGAACGGCTATCTCAGCGGCGTCTACCCCAACGGTGACGTGCTGGCCGTCGCCATCGAATCGCCGGGCCACGACATGGTCGCCGTCAACGCCCACGACGCGGCAACCGGCGCGCCGCAACGCGCCGCGGCCGTGCAAAACCAGCCCCATATCCCCTCCCACGAGGTATTCCTGCCCCTGAGCGACGGCGGCCTGGCCCTCTACGCGCCCCCCACCGGCCGCCTGGAGCTTCGCCGCCCGGTCGATTATGCCGCGGCCGTCCCCGTCGTCAGCAGCAACGCCTGCCCCTCCGGCCCGTTCCGCGACACCTTCGACGACCCCGCCTCCGGCTGGCCCACCCGCGCCGATGAGCGCGTCGTCTACGAGGTCGCCGGCGGCGTCTATCGCGTTCTGCTGCGCCCGGCCGGCGTCTGGACCGGCCTCAGCCGCGGCGACCGCTGGGGCACTAGCCGCATCATGTCCATCACCGCCCAACCGGCCGTCCACACCCGAGGCACGTTTGGCCTCATCTTCAACCTCAACGACGACTGGACTGAGTTCTACACCTTCGAGATGTACCCGCGCGGTGATCAGTGGTTCATCACCCATTTCCACGACGGCGACTGGGAACTGGTGCAGCTGGTCGATAGGAATTTCGCCGATCCATACGGCCCCATCACCCTCAGCCTGCAACGCAACGACGCGCTCGGCGGTGTCCAGCTTTTCATCTACAACGAGCCTGTCGCGCTCTTCCCCGACCTCAACGGCCGCCTCGCTCTCTCCGTCGGCTCCATCGAGGGCAACTTCGAGGTTCACTTCGACAACTACCTGCTGGCCGGCGAGAATTGCCTCGACTACCCCAACCGCGCCGCCCCCGCCCCCGCCGTTCCCCCTCCCGCCGCCCCCGACGCCCCGCCCGCCCCCGACGCCCCGCCCGCCATATCCCCGCCGCTACCCCCCCGCCCGCCGCTGCAAAAGTAGGTGCTAGGTTCTAGGTGCTAGGTGCTAGGGGAAGAGCGCTCTTCCCTAGAACCTAGCACCTAGAACCTAGCACCTAGCCCCTAGCACCTAATTAATCTCCGCTCCCGGCGCAAACGTCAAAAACTCCGTCGCCACCCAGCCCGCCTGCCGGTACACGTCTTCCACGTACACCCAGCCCGGATAGCCGGCGTTGTACCCCAGGAACGTCACCTGCTCGCACGGCTCCAGTTGCCCCAGCGTCGGCGATTGCAGCCCCGGCCCCACGCGCAGATTCACCGGCCCCCCGGCGATGACCACGGCCGTGTTGCCGTTGGGCGCGGGGCAGATCGTGCCGCCACCGCCGCCCGTGCCCCCGCCACCGCTCAGATACAGATGCTCCAGCCGCACCATGGCCCCGCCGCCTTTCTCGAAATAATCCACCCGCAGCGCCACCGGCGCGCCGCTGAAATACT includes:
- a CDS encoding ABC transporter ATP-binding protein, with translation MQQSTPPVHPLRRLAQYAHAYRGRVLLTTLYSILNKLFDLAPPVLIGMAVDVVVSQEDSLLARFGIVDVTDQLIGVGLITAILWGFESLFDYLKAVGWRNLAQDIQHTLRLATYDHTQRLDMAYFEEQSTGGLMSVLNDDVNQLERFLDVGANEIIQLITTIVVVLGMFLVAAPSVTWLTVVPIPFIVYGSLKFQQRLAPRYAAVREQVGILNSFLSNNLSGIATVKSYTAEEYEVGRAAAESDQYRRRNAAAIRLSSAFVPIIRIFIMGGFIAIMVFGGILVINGRLNVGVYSVLVFMTQRLLWPLTRLGDTLDLYQRAMASTGRIFRLLDTQPRVIEGHSTLPRPVRGEVVFQNVSFRYQWRDYEGYSDNRPHVLNDLSLHIPAGSTAAIVGPTGSGKTTVIKLLLRFYDVGSGHIRLDGRDIRDLSFADLRGAIGLVSQDVFLFHGSVRDNIAYGTFDASLDAIVDAARTAEAHDFIMALPDGYDTIVGERGQKLSGGQRQRISIARAVLKNPPVLILDEATSSVDNETEAAIQRSMERIARGRTMIVIAHRLSTVRRADRIFVLDNGELREAGAHDELAAAQDGIYAALWRVQTGER
- a CDS encoding YncE family protein; the encoded protein is MSTIPHTHRRLRGLLLLVVLLAAAVLLAGRAAARPSDAHADASPPFGAGWMIRDVIEMPYAGGHSFADPARRRLYLFGDWLGIDVYDTDTLARLGNIPQSPAAYDLSSDGTRLYIAPYFEFSSDDPAIYLYDTASLALSRTIPYPCDDIPYCGIYALAEGPDDRLYVARADYRTFDVIDAHTGARLHTETLASPPYIPSPTLAAYGDTLYVGSSYDQTADAAGVTVFNIAGVVPVRVAFQPTETGPGRIALSAAGDYVTVGASDDVYQFRADPFAPLWHLNGYLSGVYPNGDVLAVAIESPGHDMVAVNAHDAATGAPQRAAAVQNQPHIPSHEVFLPLSDGGLALYAPPTGRLELRRPVDYAAAVPVVSSNACPSGPFRDTFDDPASGWPTRADERVVYEVAGGVYRVLLRPAGVWTGLSRGDRWGTSRIMSITAQPAVHTRGTFGLIFNLNDDWTEFYTFEMYPRGDQWFITHFHDGDWELVQLVDRNFADPYGPITLSLQRNDALGGVQLFIYNEPVALFPDLNGRLALSVGSIEGNFEVHFDNYLLAGENCLDYPNRAAPAPAVPPPAAPDAPPAPDAPPAISPPLPPRPPLQK